The following proteins are encoded in a genomic region of Methylobacterium tardum:
- a CDS encoding CbtA family protein, with amino-acid sequence MIIRLLSAALAAGFLAAAVVTGLELTLTSPLIVAAERYERKEPTHQAKIGLPIVLAHAGHDHAAPDAAPEWQPGEGLPRMAFTALATLVGGVGYALLLGAVMLACGRDPTPQVGLAFAVAGFASVALAPGLGLPPELPGSEAAPLAARQLWWVMTAAATGMGLYLIGIRRSLIAILGGLVLIVAPHAVGAPPAPEGASELPAALAAQFAARSLAISFVFWMLIGLGLGWAWQAFSREAAAGSARV; translated from the coding sequence ATGATCATCCGGCTTCTGTCGGCGGCGCTCGCCGCCGGCTTCCTCGCGGCTGCGGTCGTGACGGGGCTCGAGCTCACGCTGACCTCGCCGCTGATCGTGGCGGCCGAGCGCTACGAGCGCAAGGAACCGACGCATCAGGCGAAGATCGGCCTGCCGATCGTGCTGGCGCATGCCGGGCACGACCATGCCGCGCCCGACGCAGCGCCGGAATGGCAGCCTGGCGAAGGCCTCCCGCGCATGGCGTTCACCGCACTCGCGACCCTGGTCGGCGGCGTGGGCTACGCCCTGCTGCTCGGCGCCGTGATGCTCGCCTGCGGGCGCGATCCGACGCCGCAGGTCGGCCTCGCCTTCGCGGTGGCGGGTTTCGCCAGCGTCGCCCTCGCCCCGGGTCTCGGCCTGCCGCCGGAACTGCCCGGCAGCGAGGCCGCGCCGCTCGCCGCACGGCAGCTCTGGTGGGTGATGACCGCCGCCGCCACCGGGATGGGCCTGTACCTGATCGGAATCCGGCGCTCGCTGATCGCGATCCTGGGCGGACTCGTCCTGATCGTCGCGCCACACGCCGTCGGTGCGCCGCCGGCACCGGAGGGCGCGTCCGAGCTGCCCGCCGCACTGGCCGCACAGTTCGCGGCCCGCTCGCTGGCGATCAGCTTCGTGTTCTGGATGCTGATCGGGCTCGGCCTCGGCTGGGCGTGGCAGGCCTTCTCGCGCGAGGCGGCAGCGGGGTCCGCCCGTGTCTGA
- the cobN gene encoding cobaltochelatase subunit CobN has product MHLVRMDTVSLGEGEAAVDLGQEHGDLVVLSFTDSDLAGIGQAHAAEPGLPSLRLAKLAKLRHPLSVDLYVERVVTHAKVVVIRCLGGLDYWRYGVERCAEAARAHGVVLAVLPGDDRPDPRLAAFSTDSDLAERLDRYFRAGGPDNLRRMLRLLATRTGADLVVEPPEPLPRGFPWCAGCGVLPLDRAVAAAASAVPLAGSRTPSTPLALLLIYRSAVLGGDTAPFVALAEALRARGIGVLPMAVSSLKEPVAAAAVAEAVRARRPDLVIAATAFSAREDGLDFVLGDADCPVLQAFTVGASRAAWEASARGMGAADLAMQVALPEFDGRLSGFPISFKEEAPEVAGFAERRAVPYTAGIAALAERAAGWLRLAALPRSQRRVALVLSDYPARGGRAGFAVGLDTPESARTIAADLAEAGYAATGLPDSGALMTALTQGPASFRVPLADYAAWLAELPADMCAALTDAWGPPDYDPGCVDGAFRFRVAEGEPATSGGRLAVFLQPDRGRDPDRKAGYHDPERVPTHAYLAFHLGLRQHFDVLVQLGTHGTTEWLPGKAVALAPTCFPALCVGSLPVVYPFIVDDPGEAAPLKRRLGGIALGHLTPTTAAHDLPPEAARLRELVEEYSAASVLDPRRAALIARAILEDAEAAGLLDGAGIGPETPMDEALTRLDAHLCDLGETVFRDGLHVFGRAADGAADAASSCATGERTGLLAALDGRFVAPGPAGSPSRGRADVLPTGRNLATLDPRAIPSRAAARLGEQAAAAVVTRYLQDEGTYPERMVIDLWASPTLRTGGEDVAHALALMGVRPVWDHASTRVTGFEVLPLALLDRPRIDVTVRVSGAFRDTFPDTLALLDRAARAVADRDEPDDENPLAAARRRGETAVRVYGAAPGRYGAGAAAAALDGAWDARSDLGRAYLAASSHAYGDHEGPDADFAARVAAADAYLHAFDVAERDLFDGDAAVDAMGGFAAAAALGGASPKLYSLDVSVPERPKARTAREDAARLIGGRLADPRWIAAQLRHGYRGAQELAQGLDAVFVLAATSDAVTDAGFDRLYAAWIADAEVFERLRAANPAATRAILERFGEARDRGLWRSRRNALPADALMPEAAE; this is encoded by the coding sequence ATGCATCTTGTGCGCATGGATACCGTCTCCCTCGGCGAGGGCGAGGCGGCGGTGGACCTCGGACAGGAGCACGGCGATCTCGTCGTCCTGTCCTTCACCGACAGCGATCTCGCGGGGATCGGGCAGGCGCACGCCGCCGAGCCCGGTCTGCCGAGCCTGCGCCTCGCCAAGCTCGCCAAGCTGCGCCATCCCCTGTCGGTCGACCTCTACGTCGAGCGCGTGGTGACGCACGCCAAGGTGGTGGTGATCCGCTGCCTCGGAGGGCTGGATTACTGGCGCTACGGCGTCGAGCGCTGCGCCGAGGCGGCGCGGGCGCACGGCGTCGTACTGGCGGTGCTGCCGGGCGACGACCGGCCCGACCCGCGGCTTGCGGCCTTCTCCACGGACTCGGACCTCGCCGAGCGACTCGATCGCTATTTCCGCGCCGGCGGTCCTGACAACCTGCGCCGGATGCTGCGGCTGCTGGCCACCCGCACCGGCGCCGATCTGGTGGTGGAGCCGCCCGAGCCGCTGCCGCGCGGCTTTCCCTGGTGCGCGGGCTGCGGCGTGCTGCCCCTCGATCGAGCCGTCGCGGCAGCCGCGAGCGCCGTGCCGCTGGCGGGTTCCCGGACGCCGAGCACGCCTCTGGCTCTGCTCCTGATCTATCGGTCTGCCGTGCTCGGCGGCGACACCGCGCCGTTCGTCGCGCTCGCCGAAGCCCTGCGCGCCCGCGGGATCGGCGTGCTGCCGATGGCGGTGTCGAGCCTGAAGGAGCCGGTCGCCGCTGCCGCGGTCGCGGAGGCGGTGCGGGCGCGCAGGCCCGATCTCGTGATCGCCGCCACGGCCTTCTCGGCCCGCGAGGACGGCCTCGATTTCGTGCTCGGCGACGCCGATTGTCCGGTGCTCCAGGCCTTTACGGTCGGCGCGTCGCGGGCAGCCTGGGAGGCCTCGGCGCGGGGCATGGGCGCGGCCGATCTCGCCATGCAGGTGGCCCTGCCGGAATTCGACGGACGGCTCTCGGGCTTCCCGATCTCGTTCAAGGAGGAGGCGCCGGAGGTCGCGGGCTTCGCGGAACGCCGGGCCGTTCCCTACACCGCCGGCATCGCGGCGCTCGCCGAACGCGCCGCCGGCTGGCTGCGCCTCGCCGCCCTGCCCCGTTCGCAGCGACGCGTGGCCCTGGTTCTGTCCGACTATCCGGCCCGCGGTGGCAGGGCCGGCTTCGCGGTCGGACTCGACACGCCCGAGAGCGCGCGGACGATCGCCGCCGATTTGGCCGAAGCCGGCTACGCGGCGACCGGTCTGCCGGATTCCGGCGCCCTGATGACCGCGCTCACGCAGGGCCCAGCGTCGTTCCGCGTGCCGCTCGCCGACTACGCCGCTTGGCTTGCCGAACTTCCGGCGGACATGTGCGCCGCGCTCACCGACGCGTGGGGTCCGCCCGACTACGATCCCGGCTGCGTGGACGGCGCGTTCCGGTTCCGCGTGGCCGAGGGTGAGCCGGCAACGTCCGGGGGTCGCCTCGCCGTCTTCCTCCAGCCGGACCGCGGGCGCGATCCCGACCGGAAAGCCGGCTATCACGATCCGGAGCGCGTCCCGACACACGCCTATCTGGCCTTCCATCTCGGATTGCGGCAGCACTTCGACGTGCTGGTCCAGCTCGGCACGCACGGGACGACCGAGTGGCTGCCGGGCAAGGCCGTGGCGCTCGCGCCCACCTGCTTCCCCGCCCTCTGCGTGGGCAGCCTTCCGGTGGTCTATCCATTCATCGTCGATGATCCGGGCGAGGCGGCCCCGCTGAAGCGCCGCCTTGGCGGGATCGCGCTCGGTCACCTGACGCCGACGACCGCCGCGCACGACCTGCCGCCCGAGGCTGCGCGCCTGCGCGAGCTGGTGGAAGAGTATTCCGCGGCGAGCGTCCTCGATCCGCGCCGGGCCGCGCTCATCGCCCGTGCCATCCTGGAGGATGCCGAGGCGGCCGGGCTGCTCGACGGTGCCGGCATCGGCCCGGAAACCCCAATGGACGAGGCGCTGACCCGGCTCGACGCCCATCTCTGTGACCTCGGCGAGACCGTCTTCCGCGACGGCCTGCACGTCTTCGGACGCGCGGCCGACGGGGCCGCGGACGCGGCTTCGTCCTGCGCGACCGGCGAGCGCACCGGCCTGCTGGCCGCCCTCGATGGCCGGTTCGTCGCGCCCGGTCCCGCCGGCTCGCCGTCGCGCGGGCGTGCGGACGTGCTGCCCACCGGCCGAAACCTCGCCACCCTCGATCCTCGCGCCATCCCGAGCCGCGCCGCGGCGCGGCTCGGCGAGCAAGCGGCCGCAGCGGTCGTGACCCGCTACCTCCAGGACGAGGGCACCTATCCCGAGCGGATGGTCATCGATCTCTGGGCCTCCCCGACCCTGCGCACCGGCGGAGAGGACGTGGCGCACGCCCTGGCGCTGATGGGCGTGCGGCCGGTTTGGGACCATGCGAGCACCCGGGTCACCGGTTTCGAGGTGCTGCCGCTCGCCCTGCTCGACCGGCCGCGGATCGACGTGACGGTGCGGGTCTCCGGCGCATTCCGCGATACGTTCCCCGACACACTCGCGCTGCTCGACCGGGCCGCGCGGGCCGTCGCCGACCGTGACGAGCCGGACGACGAGAACCCGCTGGCGGCGGCCCGGCGACGTGGCGAGACCGCGGTCCGGGTCTACGGCGCGGCTCCGGGCCGGTACGGCGCCGGAGCGGCGGCCGCCGCGCTCGACGGCGCCTGGGATGCGCGCAGCGATCTCGGGCGTGCCTACCTGGCGGCCAGCAGCCACGCCTACGGCGACCATGAAGGACCCGACGCGGATTTCGCCGCCCGGGTGGCGGCGGCAGACGCCTACCTGCACGCCTTCGACGTGGCCGAACGCGATCTCTTCGACGGCGATGCCGCGGTCGACGCGATGGGCGGCTTCGCGGCGGCCGCCGCCCTCGGGGGCGCCAGCCCGAAACTCTACAGCCTCGACGTCTCCGTGCCGGAGCGGCCGAAGGCGCGCACGGCCCGGGAGGATGCGGCACGCCTGATCGGCGGCCGGCTCGCCGATCCGCGCTGGATCGCCGCGCAGCTGCGCCACGGCTATCGGGGCGCGCAGGAACTGGCGCAGGGTCTCGACGCGGTCTTCGTCCTCGCCGCGACGAGCGACGCGGTGACCGATGCCGGCTTCGACCGGCTCTACGCGGCCTGGATCGCCGATGCGGAGGTGTTTGAGCGGCTGCGCGCCGCCAATCCCGCGGCGACCCGGGCGATCCTGGAGCGCTTCGGCGAGGCGCGAGACCGCGGCCTCTGGCGCAGCCGCCGCAACGCCCTGCCCGCCGACGCGCTGATGCCGGAGGCGGCCGAATGA
- a CDS encoding CbtB domain-containing protein — protein MTTSTLAPVAAGTRSSERSVAVALAAFLGLGLLFMAGFSPAIALHNAAHDFRHTQNFPCH, from the coding sequence ATGACCACCTCGACCCTCGCCCCCGTCGCCGCCGGCACCCGCTCGTCCGAGCGTTCGGTTGCCGTCGCGCTCGCGGCCTTCCTGGGCCTCGGCCTCCTGTTCATGGCGGGCTTCTCGCCGGCGATCGCGCTCCACAACGCGGCGCACGACTTCCGGCACACCCAGAACTTCCCCTGCCACTGA
- the cobW gene encoding cobalamin biosynthesis protein CobW: MTLVNKIPCTIVTGFLGAGKTTLVRHVVENAKGRRLAILVNEFGDVGFDKSFLAACGVEGCTEDSIVELPNGCICCTVADDFVPALETLLSRAEPPEHILIETSGLALPKPLVQAFQWPAIRSRVTVDGVVAVVDGPAVAAGAFAEDPEALAAQRAADQSVDHDNPLEEVFEDQLLCADLVVLNKADLIDAATRARVRGEVEGHLPRAVKVVETANGAIDPLVLLGLGAAAEDDLASRPSHHGEGEDHDHDDFETVALPVRPAVTAADLAARVEKAAEAEGVLRIKGFAEVEGKPMRLVVQGVGRRVAHHFDRPWRAGEARDGKLVVIGLKGFDQDAVAAALAG; encoded by the coding sequence ATGACCCTCGTGAACAAGATCCCCTGCACCATTGTCACGGGCTTCCTCGGTGCCGGGAAGACCACGCTGGTCCGCCACGTGGTGGAGAACGCCAAAGGCCGTCGCCTCGCCATCCTGGTGAACGAATTCGGCGATGTCGGCTTCGACAAGTCGTTCCTGGCCGCCTGCGGCGTCGAGGGCTGCACCGAGGACTCCATCGTCGAGCTGCCGAACGGCTGCATCTGCTGCACCGTCGCGGATGATTTCGTGCCGGCGCTGGAGACGCTGCTGTCCCGCGCCGAGCCGCCGGAGCACATCCTGATCGAGACCTCGGGCCTCGCCCTGCCGAAGCCCCTGGTCCAGGCGTTCCAGTGGCCGGCGATCCGCTCGCGGGTCACGGTCGATGGGGTCGTCGCGGTGGTCGACGGGCCGGCGGTCGCGGCCGGCGCCTTCGCGGAGGATCCGGAAGCCCTGGCCGCCCAGCGCGCGGCGGACCAGTCTGTCGATCACGACAATCCGCTCGAGGAGGTGTTCGAGGATCAGCTCCTCTGTGCCGATCTCGTGGTGCTCAACAAGGCCGACCTGATTGATGCCGCGACCCGCGCCCGCGTCCGCGGCGAGGTCGAGGGGCACCTGCCCCGCGCAGTGAAGGTGGTGGAGACCGCGAACGGCGCCATCGACCCCCTGGTGCTGCTGGGCCTCGGCGCCGCGGCCGAGGACGATCTGGCTTCGCGGCCCTCGCACCATGGCGAGGGCGAGGATCACGACCACGACGATTTCGAGACCGTGGCGCTGCCGGTCCGCCCGGCCGTGACGGCGGCCGATCTCGCGGCCCGCGTCGAGAAGGCGGCAGAGGCCGAAGGCGTCCTGCGGATCAAGGGCTTCGCCGAGGTCGAGGGCAAGCCGATGCGCCTCGTGGTGCAGGGCGTCGGCCGGCGGGTCGCCCACCATTTCGACCGGCCCTGGCGGGCGGGCGAGGCCCGGGACGGCAAGCTCGTGGTGATCGGCCTTAAGGGCTTCGACCAGGACGCGGTCGCCGCGGCGTTGGCGGGATGA